The Salinibaculum sp. SYNS191 genome has a window encoding:
- the pheT gene encoding phenylalanine--tRNA ligase subunit beta → MPVVDVDPDELRELTGHEEKDDDALQADLFDLGLEFEGWTEDDEMQLEFAPDRLDRLSVEGIARSLRYHYGDDRGVYVPKANDADWTIEVRDQPAERPYVTGAIVRGLDMDDDALASLIQVQEKLHATMGRQRAKGAIGVHDLTMLKGSPATDEGRANKSIEYTSVAPDGDTFVPLDSDAEMTLAEVLDEHPIGDKYADLVRDMDRYPAIYDSIGLFSFPPVINGRRTEVTEGSRDLLIEMTGTDQWTIDHMLNIVCYALSARGGQIERVEVDYGADTAGEYAGGTLERPDLSVDTKTVTHDRIESIIGVSMEPGEVVDCAERAGLNATQTEDGDAYEVEIPPYRVDVLHPLDVVDDIGRAYGFNDLEPTYPDVSTVGGRHERSRLEDAARDALVGLGFEDLLNFHMINEAENFGRMGLAVPRTAERASGDSREQTDAAGAVGAAPPVTIMEPYSEDYTMLRTWALPSLMMVLENNTHRAYPQDLSEIGLAAHVDDSENTGVAEHRTVAGVLARTDVSYEDAKARLQAIAKSFGTDLETPATTHPTFIDGRAAEVVLDGESVGIVGEIHPQVLVEHDLELPVAAFEFRLDALE, encoded by the coding sequence ATGCCAGTCGTCGACGTCGACCCCGACGAACTGCGGGAGCTGACCGGTCACGAGGAGAAAGACGACGACGCGTTGCAGGCGGACCTGTTCGACCTCGGCCTGGAGTTCGAGGGCTGGACCGAGGACGACGAGATGCAACTGGAGTTTGCGCCGGACCGCCTGGACCGCCTCTCCGTCGAGGGCATCGCGCGCTCGCTGCGCTACCACTACGGCGACGACCGCGGCGTCTACGTCCCGAAGGCCAACGACGCCGACTGGACCATCGAGGTGCGCGACCAGCCCGCCGAACGGCCATACGTCACCGGGGCCATCGTCCGCGGACTGGACATGGACGACGACGCGCTCGCCTCGCTCATCCAGGTCCAGGAGAAACTCCACGCGACGATGGGCCGCCAGCGCGCGAAGGGCGCAATCGGCGTCCACGACCTGACGATGCTGAAGGGCTCGCCCGCGACCGACGAGGGCCGGGCGAACAAGTCCATCGAGTACACCAGCGTCGCGCCGGACGGCGACACCTTCGTCCCGCTGGATTCCGACGCGGAGATGACACTCGCCGAGGTGCTCGACGAGCACCCAATCGGCGACAAGTACGCCGACCTCGTCCGGGATATGGACCGTTATCCGGCCATCTACGACTCAATCGGCCTGTTCTCGTTCCCGCCGGTCATCAACGGCCGCCGGACCGAGGTCACGGAGGGGTCGCGGGACCTCCTCATCGAGATGACCGGCACCGACCAGTGGACCATCGACCACATGCTCAACATCGTCTGCTACGCGCTGTCCGCCCGCGGCGGCCAGATAGAGCGCGTCGAGGTCGACTACGGCGCGGACACCGCCGGCGAGTACGCCGGGGGGACGCTCGAACGGCCGGACCTCTCGGTCGACACTAAGACCGTCACCCACGACCGCATCGAGTCAATCATCGGCGTCTCCATGGAGCCAGGGGAGGTCGTCGACTGCGCCGAACGTGCGGGCCTGAACGCCACCCAGACCGAGGATGGCGACGCCTACGAGGTGGAGATTCCGCCCTACCGCGTGGACGTGCTCCACCCGCTGGACGTCGTCGACGACATCGGCCGGGCCTACGGTTTCAACGACCTGGAGCCGACGTACCCGGACGTCTCGACGGTCGGCGGCCGCCACGAGCGCTCGCGCCTGGAGGACGCCGCCCGCGACGCGCTGGTCGGCCTCGGCTTCGAGGACCTGCTGAACTTCCACATGATAAACGAGGCGGAGAATTTCGGGAGAATGGGTCTGGCGGTTCCACGAACCGCCGAACGAGCGAGCGGCGATAGCCGCGAGCAGACCGACGCCGCCGGAGCCGTCGGCGCAGCGCCGCCGGTCACCATCATGGAGCCCTACAGCGAGGACTACACGATGCTGCGGACGTGGGCGCTGCCCTCACTCATGATGGTCCTGGAGAACAACACCCACCGGGCGTACCCCCAGGACCTCTCCGAAATCGGGCTGGCAGCCCACGTCGACGACAGCGAGAACACGGGGGTCGCCGAGCACCGGACCGTCGCGGGCGTGCTCGCGCGCACGGACGTCTCCTACGAGGACGCCAAGGCGCGCCTGCAGGCCATCGCGAAGTCCTTCGGCACAGACCTGGAGACGCCGGCGACGACCCACCCGACGTTCATCGACGGCCGCGCCGCCGAGGTGGTGCTGGACGGCGAGTCCGTCGGTATCGTCGGGGAGATTCACCCGCAGGTGCTCGTCGAGCACGACCTTGAACTGCCTGTGGCGGCCTTCGAGTTCCGGCTGGACGCGCTGGAGTAG
- a CDS encoding HAD family hydrolase produces the protein MDAVCFDMDGVVVDSEDFWIPREVDDLFPTLLPDDDVDVEEVTGMNYRDIYDYLAANYDVAMDRAAFLAWYDEAAETIYGEDVRLLDGLVELVDALRDRGVAVALVSSSPRHWIDIVLARFALEFDAVVSADAVDVPGKPNPDIYEHAADVLGADPAASVAVEDSGHGIEAARRAGMHVVGFKHGDPDDTDRSGAEYVATSPADLREHLLARVDAT, from the coding sequence ATGGACGCCGTCTGCTTCGACATGGACGGGGTGGTCGTCGACTCCGAGGACTTCTGGATTCCCCGCGAGGTCGACGACCTCTTCCCGACCCTCCTGCCCGACGACGACGTCGACGTCGAGGAGGTGACCGGAATGAACTACCGCGACATCTACGACTACCTCGCCGCGAACTACGACGTCGCGATGGACCGCGCGGCCTTCCTCGCGTGGTACGACGAGGCCGCCGAGACCATCTACGGCGAGGACGTCCGACTGCTCGACGGCCTGGTCGAACTGGTCGACGCCCTCCGCGATCGCGGGGTCGCGGTGGCGCTGGTCTCCTCCTCGCCCCGGCACTGGATAGACATCGTGCTGGCGCGGTTCGCGCTGGAGTTCGACGCCGTCGTCAGCGCCGACGCCGTGGACGTCCCCGGCAAGCCGAACCCCGACATCTACGAACACGCCGCGGACGTGCTCGGGGCGGACCCGGCGGCTAGCGTCGCCGTCGAGGATTCGGGCCACGGCATCGAGGCCGCCCGCCGCGCCGGCATGCACGTCGTCGGTTTCAAGCACGGCGACCCGGACGACACCGACCGCAGCGGGGCGGAGTACGTGGCGACGTCGCCGGCCGACCTCCGCGAACACCTGCTCGCGCGCGTCGACGCGACGTGA
- a CDS encoding DJ-1/PfpI family protein has protein sequence MGKSILMIVGDFGEDYEIMVPFQALQMVGHDVHAVCPEREAGETVKTAIHDFRGDQTYLEERGHDFELNATMADVDPADYDALVVPGGRAPEYLRTHEPVLDAVRHFFEEDKPVAAVCHGPQILAAAGVLDGYDITAYPAVRAEVEAAGCSWVDGVTTDRNLVTGQAWPDHPEWLAQFMDLLGDEVSHGEPVAAADD, from the coding sequence ATGGGCAAGTCAATCCTGATGATCGTCGGCGACTTCGGCGAGGACTACGAGATAATGGTACCGTTCCAGGCGCTGCAGATGGTGGGCCACGACGTCCACGCCGTCTGTCCCGAGCGGGAGGCCGGTGAGACAGTCAAGACCGCCATCCACGACTTCCGCGGCGACCAGACGTATCTGGAGGAGCGCGGCCACGACTTCGAACTCAACGCGACGATGGCCGACGTCGACCCCGCGGACTACGACGCACTCGTCGTCCCCGGCGGACGCGCGCCGGAGTACCTGCGGACGCACGAACCGGTACTCGACGCCGTCCGGCACTTCTTCGAGGAGGATAAGCCAGTCGCGGCGGTGTGCCACGGCCCGCAGATTCTCGCTGCCGCGGGCGTCCTCGACGGCTACGACATCACGGCGTACCCGGCGGTGCGCGCGGAGGTCGAGGCCGCCGGCTGTTCGTGGGTCGACGGCGTGACGACCGACCGGAACCTCGTGACCGGCCAGGCCTGGCCGGACCACCCCGAGTGGCTCGCGCAGTTCATGGACCTGCTCGGCGACGAGGTCAGCCACGGCGAACCCGTCGCCGCTGCCGACGACTGA
- a CDS encoding phenylalanine--tRNA ligase subunit alpha produces MKLPHAQLAVLKTASADEDRPLTEVATEADLKPAAATRAAFELEDDGLVSVSEETDESVSLTDEGRQYVEEGLPELRLYAAAVDAGADESPVSLGQLIGASGLEGPAVDIALANFARKGYGEVDSGEVSVDPDADPDSDPERRALERLADGDDPDADEATIDPLESRGLVAREESTVRSVQVTDEGVNALMAGVSEAETVDRLTPELITSGEWEDVEFTEYNVEADAEQFQGGKEHILRQTANRVKDVLVGMGFEEMEGPHADAQFWINDCLFMPQDHPARTHWDQFALEEPSEIQDLPEDLVERVRSAHKDGVGPDGDGYHSPWTEETARRLDLRGHTTSLSMRYLSGHQIGELEPPQRYFSVEKVYRNDTLDPTHLLEFFQIEGWVMADDLSVRDLMGTFTEFYERFGITDLDFKPHYNPYTEPSFELFGTHPETGDIVEVGNSGIFREEVLSPLGVDCDVMAWGLSLERLLMLMYGFEDIRDVHGTLCDLELLRDVEVVH; encoded by the coding sequence ATGAAACTCCCACACGCGCAACTCGCGGTGCTGAAGACCGCGAGTGCCGACGAGGACCGCCCGCTGACCGAGGTGGCCACAGAGGCCGACCTGAAACCCGCGGCCGCGACACGCGCCGCCTTCGAACTGGAGGACGACGGGCTCGTCTCCGTCTCCGAGGAGACCGACGAGTCCGTCTCCCTCACCGACGAGGGCCGCCAGTACGTCGAGGAGGGCCTGCCGGAACTGCGCCTGTACGCGGCCGCCGTCGACGCCGGCGCCGACGAGTCGCCCGTCTCGCTGGGGCAACTCATCGGCGCGTCCGGGCTGGAGGGCCCCGCCGTCGACATCGCGCTCGCCAACTTCGCCCGGAAGGGCTACGGCGAGGTCGACAGCGGCGAGGTGTCGGTCGACCCCGACGCCGACCCCGACAGCGACCCCGAGCGCCGGGCGCTGGAACGACTCGCCGACGGCGACGACCCCGACGCCGACGAGGCGACTATCGACCCGCTGGAGAGCCGCGGCCTGGTCGCCCGCGAGGAGTCGACCGTCCGCTCGGTCCAGGTGACCGACGAGGGCGTGAACGCGCTGATGGCCGGCGTCTCCGAGGCGGAGACCGTCGACCGGCTGACGCCCGAACTCATCACGAGCGGCGAGTGGGAGGACGTCGAGTTCACCGAGTACAACGTCGAGGCCGACGCCGAACAGTTCCAGGGCGGCAAGGAGCACATCCTCCGCCAGACCGCCAACCGCGTGAAGGACGTCCTGGTCGGGATGGGCTTCGAGGAGATGGAGGGGCCACACGCCGACGCGCAGTTCTGGATCAACGACTGCCTGTTCATGCCCCAGGACCACCCCGCGCGGACCCACTGGGACCAGTTCGCGCTCGAAGAACCCAGCGAGATTCAGGACCTCCCCGAGGACCTCGTCGAGCGCGTGCGTTCGGCACACAAGGACGGCGTCGGCCCGGACGGCGACGGCTACCACTCGCCGTGGACCGAGGAGACGGCGCGCCGGCTGGACCTGCGCGGGCACACCACGTCGCTGTCGATGCGCTACCTCTCGGGTCACCAGATAGGCGAACTGGAGCCGCCACAGCGGTACTTCAGCGTCGAGAAGGTCTACCGCAACGACACGCTGGACCCGACGCACCTGCTGGAGTTCTTCCAGATAGAGGGCTGGGTGATGGCCGACGACCTCTCGGTGCGCGACCTGATGGGCACGTTCACGGAGTTCTACGAGCGCTTCGGCATCACCGACCTCGACTTCAAGCCGCACTACAACCCCTACACGGAGCCGAGCTTCGAACTGTTCGGAACCCATCCGGAGACGGGCGACATCGTCGAGGTGGGCAACAGCGGCATCTTCCGCGAGGAGGTGCTCTCGCCGCTCGGCGTCGACTGCGACGTGATGGCGTGGGGGCTCTCCCTGGAGCGACTGCTCATGCTCATGTACGGCTTCGAGGACATCCGCGACGTGCACGGGACGCTGTGTGACCTTGAACTGCTGCGGGACGTGGAGGTGGTGCACTGA
- a CDS encoding alpha/beta hydrolase yields MNGQRLRRLGRRLGAWLVAAAVVAAAAGIVFVGTPFQGFADSVDAVESDPGVTVTQRGDTYVLEPASVKSATGIVFYPGARVHPDAYLATLAPLAREANVTVVVPKMPLNLAVFGQGTASRYVTDSDVDTWYVGGHSLGGAMACRYAHANPDTVEGLVLFGSYCDRDISGTDLAVLSVTGSADTVLNRDRYEEGLGYLPADATVREFPINHTQFGSYSGQPGDSPSAVSYDAAHEQLADVTLAWLRGQQ; encoded by the coding sequence ATGAACGGCCAGCGCCTCCGTCGGCTGGGACGACGACTCGGTGCCTGGCTCGTCGCCGCGGCTGTCGTCGCGGCCGCGGCCGGCATCGTCTTCGTCGGAACGCCGTTCCAGGGCTTCGCTGACAGCGTCGACGCCGTCGAGTCCGACCCCGGCGTGACCGTCACACAGCGCGGTGACACCTACGTCCTCGAACCGGCCAGCGTGAAGTCGGCGACGGGCATTGTCTTCTACCCGGGCGCGCGTGTGCACCCGGACGCGTACCTCGCCACCCTGGCACCGCTGGCGCGCGAGGCGAACGTCACCGTCGTCGTGCCGAAGATGCCGCTGAACCTCGCCGTCTTCGGCCAGGGGACGGCATCGCGGTACGTCACCGACTCGGACGTCGACACCTGGTACGTCGGCGGTCACTCCCTGGGTGGCGCGATGGCGTGCCGGTACGCGCACGCGAACCCCGACACCGTCGAGGGACTGGTGCTCTTTGGCTCCTACTGTGACAGGGACATCTCCGGGACAGACCTGGCCGTCCTCAGCGTCACCGGCAGCGCCGACACGGTCCTGAACAGGGACAGGTACGAGGAGGGTCTGGGCTACCTCCCGGCGGACGCGACAGTGCGCGAATTCCCCATCAACCACACGCAGTTCGGGAGCTACAGCGGCCAGCCCGGCGACTCCCCCAGCGCCGTCAGCTACGACGCCGCCCACGAACAACTGGCCGACGTTACGCTCGCGTGGCTCCGGGGACAGCAATAA
- the endA gene encoding tRNA-intron lyase, which translates to MDATYDGDLVRADRRAREQFYDARGYGRPDDGGVALDPVEAAHLLFRGDLDAVVDRRAGGGDRLDFRSFLASTAVSEVEFFVYKDLRDRGFYLSPTRESRVADTTGDFAVYPRGKGPWDDTTAYRVRAVSERAAIAAREMQSLAAVDGDGTGVLAVVDEESEVTYLEVDSPTITGSTHHSLPAIEGDLLADRVLVWDPPVELHERAFYGQQLDQEGDAVQLSLVEAAYLASQGKLTVDDGRSGGEATVVERGRDVEGERFDRRLRVYSALRTAGVVPKTGFKFGADFRTYADVADVDHLGHSELLVRVLPTDHAFAPRDLALDVRLAHGVRKRMVFALTGANEGIDWLSASRLTP; encoded by the coding sequence ATGGATGCGACATACGACGGTGACCTCGTGCGCGCCGACCGGCGGGCCCGCGAGCAGTTCTACGACGCCCGCGGGTACGGCCGGCCCGACGACGGCGGGGTCGCGCTGGACCCGGTGGAGGCCGCGCACCTCCTCTTTCGCGGCGACCTCGACGCCGTCGTCGACCGCCGGGCCGGCGGCGGGGACCGGCTCGACTTCCGCTCGTTTCTCGCCTCGACGGCCGTCTCGGAGGTCGAGTTCTTCGTCTACAAGGACCTCCGGGACCGCGGGTTCTACCTCTCGCCGACCCGCGAGTCGCGGGTCGCGGACACGACCGGCGACTTCGCCGTCTACCCGCGGGGGAAGGGCCCCTGGGACGACACCACCGCCTACCGGGTGCGCGCGGTGAGCGAGCGCGCGGCCATCGCCGCCAGGGAGATGCAGTCGCTGGCCGCCGTCGACGGCGACGGGACGGGCGTGCTGGCGGTGGTCGACGAGGAGAGCGAGGTCACGTATCTGGAGGTCGACTCGCCGACGATAACGGGGTCGACCCACCACTCGCTGCCGGCCATCGAGGGTGACCTGCTGGCCGACCGCGTGCTCGTCTGGGACCCGCCCGTGGAACTCCACGAGCGGGCGTTCTACGGCCAGCAACTCGACCAGGAGGGCGACGCGGTCCAGCTCTCGCTCGTCGAGGCGGCCTACCTCGCCAGCCAGGGAAAGCTCACCGTCGACGACGGCCGGTCCGGCGGCGAGGCGACTGTCGTCGAGCGCGGGCGGGACGTCGAGGGCGAGCGCTTCGACCGCCGCCTGCGGGTCTACAGCGCCTTGCGGACTGCCGGCGTCGTCCCGAAGACCGGCTTCAAGTTCGGGGCGGACTTCCGGACCTACGCCGACGTGGCGGACGTGGACCACCTGGGCCACTCCGAACTGCTGGTGCGGGTGCTGCCGACCGACCACGCGTTCGCGCCGCGGGACCTGGCGCTGGACGTGCGCCTGGCCCACGGCGTGCGGAAGCGAATGGTTTTTGCGCTGACCGGCGCGAACGAAGGGATAGACTGGCTCTCGGCCAGCCGACTCACACCATGA
- a CDS encoding ArsR/SmtB family transcription factor — MNQLLPRKPDVEVSNEDSLVLGLADQETNSVFSVLSSELARSILDQLYESPATQSELAAYEDTSIQNVSYHLENLVEAGLVEVVDQWYSEKGREMDVYAPAGDSLVLIAGNARQVDEVRQMTPMEHPQKVSD; from the coding sequence ATGAACCAGCTCCTCCCACGGAAACCGGACGTCGAGGTGTCGAACGAGGACTCGTTAGTTCTGGGCCTGGCGGACCAGGAGACCAATTCCGTCTTCTCGGTGCTCTCGTCGGAGCTCGCGCGCTCGATACTCGACCAACTGTACGAGAGTCCGGCAACGCAGTCCGAACTCGCCGCGTACGAGGACACGTCGATACAGAACGTCAGTTATCACCTCGAAAATCTCGTCGAGGCCGGCCTCGTGGAGGTCGTCGACCAGTGGTACTCCGAGAAGGGGAGAGAGATGGACGTGTACGCCCCGGCGGGGGACTCCCTGGTGTTGATCGCAGGTAACGCGCGTCAGGTCGACGAAGTCAGACAGATGACTCCGATGGAGCACCCGCAGAAGGTGAGTGATTGA
- a CDS encoding DUF91 domain-containing protein, with the protein MPDCTHVIAGTCTTTFTGDRDRHQHGDVLVVIKPDGTTLVHDAAGYQPVAWLTRPDSVTVDRDSVTASDGDQRLTVDIHDAHTRGRYPTTDAGVPVGDCPDCEGRLVGSRGSVVCPDCGDSYGLPAGASVLDETCDCGLPRLRVERGASFVVCLDRTCESLDERVRAAFDREFDCPDCGGDLRVLRRGGLILGCEHYPDCDTGFAFPEGVHDGACDCGLPAFETPSGRRCLDAGCENLE; encoded by the coding sequence ATGCCTGACTGCACACACGTCATCGCGGGCACCTGCACGACGACGTTCACCGGCGACCGGGACCGCCACCAGCACGGCGACGTCCTCGTGGTGATCAAACCCGACGGGACGACGCTGGTTCACGACGCCGCCGGCTACCAGCCCGTCGCCTGGCTCACCCGCCCCGACTCGGTGACCGTCGACCGCGACTCGGTCACGGCCAGCGACGGCGACCAGCGTCTGACGGTCGACATCCACGACGCGCACACGCGCGGGCGATACCCCACAACCGACGCCGGCGTCCCGGTGGGCGACTGTCCCGACTGCGAGGGCCGACTCGTCGGCTCTCGCGGTTCGGTGGTCTGTCCCGACTGCGGCGACAGCTACGGTCTCCCCGCGGGGGCGTCGGTGCTGGATGAGACCTGCGACTGCGGGCTCCCCCGGCTTCGGGTCGAACGCGGCGCGTCGTTCGTGGTCTGTCTCGACCGCACCTGCGAGTCGCTGGACGAGCGCGTCCGCGCGGCCTTCGACCGCGAGTTCGACTGCCCGGACTGCGGCGGCGACCTGCGGGTGCTCCGCCGGGGCGGTCTCATCCTCGGCTGCGAGCACTACCCCGACTGTGACACCGGGTTCGCGTTTCCGGAGGGCGTCCATGACGGGGCCTGCGACTGCGGCCTGCCGGCCTTCGAGACGCCGTCCGGGCGGCGGTGTCTGGACGCCGGCTGTGAGAACCTGGAGTGA
- a CDS encoding quinone-dependent dihydroorotate dehydrogenase, with protein MSLYDIARPLLFRLPAETAHSLGHTALRLSQQTPVRRLLAARYAVDDERLHTEAFGQRFPNPVGVAAGFDKNAEIPAALAALGFGFVEVGGVTAEPQAGNARPRMFRLREDEAIINRMGLNNDGAEAVGRRLSRRDVDIPVGVNIAKTEHVAPADAPADYRRSYEAVADGGDFFVVNVSCPNSQGFEELQNRDAMAAIFDTLVDAGADPLLVKLSPDLPEPAVEDTLDLVAEFDLDGVVATNTSTDRPASLRSPNRTEGGGLSGKPIEGRATEMVRFVAERTDVPVVGVGGVATAEDAYRKIRAGASLVQLYTAFIYRGPAIAREINRGLLDLLERDGFDSVADAVGADL; from the coding sequence ATGAGCCTCTACGACATCGCCCGGCCGCTGCTGTTCCGGCTGCCGGCGGAGACGGCCCACTCTCTCGGTCACACCGCTCTCAGACTCAGCCAGCAGACGCCCGTCCGGCGACTCCTCGCGGCCCGGTACGCCGTCGACGACGAGCGCCTCCACACCGAGGCCTTTGGCCAGCGGTTCCCCAATCCCGTCGGCGTCGCCGCGGGCTTCGACAAGAACGCGGAGATTCCGGCCGCGCTGGCGGCGCTGGGCTTTGGCTTCGTCGAGGTCGGCGGCGTCACGGCCGAGCCACAGGCCGGCAACGCCCGCCCGCGGATGTTCCGCCTGCGCGAGGACGAGGCCATCATCAACCGGATGGGACTGAACAACGACGGGGCCGAGGCGGTCGGCCGCCGGCTCAGCCGGAGGGACGTGGACATCCCCGTCGGCGTCAACATCGCCAAGACGGAACACGTCGCGCCCGCGGACGCGCCCGCGGACTACCGGCGGAGCTACGAAGCGGTCGCCGACGGCGGGGACTTCTTCGTCGTCAACGTCTCCTGCCCGAACTCCCAGGGCTTCGAGGAACTCCAGAACCGCGACGCGATGGCGGCCATCTTCGATACCCTCGTCGACGCCGGGGCCGACCCGTTGCTGGTCAAACTCTCGCCGGACCTCCCCGAGCCGGCCGTCGAGGACACCCTGGACCTCGTCGCGGAGTTCGACCTCGACGGCGTCGTCGCGACGAACACCAGCACGGACCGACCGGCCTCGCTGCGGTCACCGAACCGCACCGAGGGCGGCGGGCTCTCCGGCAAGCCAATCGAGGGTCGCGCCACCGAGATGGTCCGGTTCGTCGCCGAGCGCACGGACGTGCCCGTCGTCGGCGTCGGCGGGGTCGCCACCGCCGAAGACGCCTACCGAAAGATACGCGCCGGCGCGAGCCTCGTCCAGCTCTACACCGCCTTCATTTACCGCGGCCCCGCCATCGCCCGCGAGATCAACCGCGGCCTGCTGGACCTGCTGGAGCGGGACGGCTTCGACTCCGTCGCCGACGCCGTCGGGGCAGACCTGTAG
- a CDS encoding tryptophan--tRNA ligase, whose amino-acid sequence MTDDSDPADDEQTPSERADAPAVTADANAASSELRPDGGAAGADDVALDPWGSSTVSDYRKLFDQFGIERFEDVLDEVPNPHYLMRRGVIFGHREYREIASAMRDDEPFAALSGFMPTGDPHIGHKLVFDEIIWHQQRGGEAYALIADLEAHSARGLSWDEIDEHARNYVLSLLALGFDPEAGELYRQSDNREVQDLAFELGAEANFSELQAIYDFDGETDVSHMQSVVTQMADILYPQLDEPKPTVIPVGPDQDPHIRLSRDLAQRMRYFGVTEAYASFEADAAERELIGEAYETLSERHPDETVRCGDAAEYLEGEREPGATDVAATTLDSTITMLREAGKEPLRPRVRILDRRATDEAFEALIEAIDGEKRVYDNHVDTFDLSREAAEQLARNVELDHGGYGFRLPSSIYHRFMTGLTGGKMSSSIPASHISLLDDPEEGYDKVRSATTGGRETAELQRELGGKADECPVYELYAYLLAGDDDEFAKEVYDECVGGERLCGGCKEQAAELMQEFLEDHQEKRAEWADKLDELDIDLDSDRKR is encoded by the coding sequence ATGACCGACGACAGCGACCCCGCGGACGACGAACAGACGCCCAGCGAGCGCGCGGACGCGCCGGCAGTCACCGCCGACGCGAACGCGGCCTCGTCGGAGCTCCGCCCCGACGGCGGCGCAGCCGGTGCCGACGACGTTGCGCTGGACCCGTGGGGCTCCTCGACGGTCTCCGATTACCGCAAACTGTTCGACCAGTTCGGCATCGAGCGCTTCGAGGACGTCCTCGACGAGGTGCCCAACCCCCACTACCTGATGCGCCGCGGGGTCATCTTCGGCCACCGCGAGTACCGCGAGATAGCTTCGGCGATGCGCGACGACGAGCCCTTCGCCGCCCTGTCGGGCTTTATGCCGACGGGCGACCCCCACATCGGCCACAAACTCGTCTTCGACGAGATAATCTGGCACCAGCAACGCGGCGGCGAGGCCTACGCGCTCATCGCCGACCTGGAAGCCCACAGCGCCCGCGGGCTCTCCTGGGACGAAATCGACGAGCACGCGCGCAACTACGTCCTCTCGCTGCTGGCGCTCGGGTTCGACCCCGAGGCGGGCGAACTCTACCGTCAGTCCGACAACCGCGAGGTGCAGGACCTCGCCTTCGAACTCGGCGCGGAGGCGAACTTCTCCGAGTTGCAGGCCATCTACGACTTCGACGGCGAGACGGACGTCTCCCACATGCAGTCGGTCGTCACGCAGATGGCCGACATCCTCTACCCGCAACTGGACGAGCCGAAGCCGACGGTCATCCCGGTCGGTCCCGACCAGGACCCCCACATCCGCCTGTCGCGTGACCTCGCACAGCGGATGCGGTACTTCGGCGTCACCGAGGCCTACGCGAGTTTCGAGGCCGACGCCGCGGAGCGGGAACTCATCGGCGAGGCCTACGAGACGCTCTCCGAGCGCCACCCCGACGAGACGGTCCGGTGTGGCGACGCCGCCGAGTATCTGGAGGGCGAGCGCGAACCCGGCGCGACCGACGTGGCGGCGACGACGCTGGACAGCACCATCACGATGCTCCGGGAGGCCGGCAAGGAACCACTCCGTCCGCGCGTGCGCATCCTCGACCGCCGGGCGACCGACGAGGCGTTCGAGGCGCTCATCGAGGCCATCGACGGCGAGAAGCGCGTCTACGACAACCACGTCGACACATTCGACCTCTCGCGGGAGGCGGCCGAGCAACTGGCCCGCAACGTGGAACTCGACCACGGCGGCTACGGTTTCCGCTTGCCGTCCTCCATCTACCACCGCTTCATGACCGGGCTGACCGGCGGCAAGATGTCCTCCTCGATTCCGGCGAGTCACATCAGCCTGCTCGACGACCCCGAGGAGGGCTACGACAAGGTGCGGTCGGCGACGACCGGCGGCCGCGAGACGGCCGAACTCCAGCGGGAACTCGGCGGGAAGGCCGACGAGTGCCCGGTCTACGAACTGTACGCCTACCTGCTCGCCGGCGACGACGACGAGTTCGCCAAGGAGGTCTACGACGAGTGCGTCGGCGGCGAGCGCCTCTGTGGCGGCTGCAAGGAGCAGGCCGCCGAACTGATGCAGGAGTTCCTCGAAGACCACCAGGAGAAACGCGCGGAGTGGGCCGACAAACTCGACGAACTGGACATCGACCTCGACTCCGACCGCAAGCGCTGA
- a CDS encoding non-histone chromosomal MC1 family protein translates to MARDNDKRNFALRTDNGEETSVFSGGTPRQAALKAARRLDPAPSEDDADPQKLRLREKGTHKVHVYEGWAWEEEAPDDKPDWMPGDITKGNVSKQGVEHLDEI, encoded by the coding sequence ATGGCACGAGACAACGATAAGCGTAATTTTGCGCTCCGAACTGATAATGGTGAAGAAACAAGTGTGTTTTCCGGCGGGACGCCTCGGCAGGCGGCCTTGAAAGCGGCGCGACGGCTCGACCCGGCACCGTCCGAGGACGACGCCGACCCACAGAAACTACGGCTGCGCGAGAAGGGCACCCACAAGGTCCACGTCTACGAGGGCTGGGCCTGGGAGGAGGAGGCGCCCGACGACAAGCCCGACTGGATGCCCGGTGACATCACCAAGGGCAACGTCTCCAAGCAGGGCGTCGAGCACCTCGACGAGATCTAG